One Gemmatimonadota bacterium DNA window includes the following coding sequences:
- the nuoL gene encoding NADH-quinone oxidoreductase subunit L: MTESFSYVWLIPFLPLLGAFINVFINRNPRVSGMIACATVALSFLLVLGVFFQLIGLPAGERSVDVVVYSWITSGTFAVDVAFLIDPLSTVMMLVVTGVGLLIHVYSIGYMGKDVCCVRYFSYLNLFMFAMLILVMGNNFLLMFVGWEGVGLCSYLLIGFWCERQSAASAGMKAFVVNRVGDFAFILGLLLIFLYAGSLTYADVFAADPAVLAPVITAVTLLLFIGAMGKSAQVPLHVWLPDAMEGPTPVSALIHAATMVTAGVYMVARCHALFAQSATAMTVVAVVGAVTAIFAAYIALTQYDIKRVLAYSTVSQLGYMFLACGVGYFTAGIFHLVTHAFFKALLFMGAGSVIHALEHALEKGRDPQDLRNMGGLRDLMPVTYKSMLLATLAIAGVAPFAGFFSKDLILLGAFVNAPVLWVVGLATGAMTAFYMFRLLFMTFGGETKLSRDETEKVRESSRVMTIPLVLLAVLSTVGGFIGIPHVFAAGMDRFGGFLAPVFSGLPEAQVPSASVELALMVLALLVAAAGIWGAYTVYIRGNRVFDRLVPRALYTLSLEKFYVDEIYDAFIVGPVRKIARGCWRILDSAIIDGGLTLAALTVRSMGNAIRYTQTGVVQNYALIMVIGALVVFAYITGYLGP, from the coding sequence ATGACCGAATCCTTCAGTTACGTCTGGCTGATCCCCTTTCTGCCCCTCCTTGGGGCCTTCATCAATGTATTCATCAACCGGAACCCCCGCGTATCCGGGATGATCGCCTGCGCCACGGTGGCCTTGTCCTTCCTGCTCGTGCTGGGGGTCTTCTTCCAGCTCATCGGACTGCCGGCAGGGGAACGCAGCGTCGACGTGGTCGTCTACTCGTGGATCACTTCGGGCACCTTCGCGGTGGACGTGGCCTTCCTGATCGATCCGCTTTCGACGGTCATGATGCTGGTGGTAACGGGGGTCGGCCTGCTGATCCACGTCTATTCCATAGGCTACATGGGCAAGGACGTCTGCTGCGTCCGGTATTTCTCCTATCTGAACCTGTTCATGTTCGCCATGCTCATCCTCGTGATGGGCAACAACTTCCTGCTGATGTTCGTCGGCTGGGAAGGGGTCGGGCTCTGTTCCTACCTGCTGATCGGGTTCTGGTGCGAAAGGCAGTCCGCCGCGAGCGCGGGCATGAAGGCCTTCGTGGTGAACCGCGTCGGCGATTTCGCCTTCATCCTGGGCCTGCTCCTGATCTTCCTGTACGCCGGCTCGCTCACCTATGCCGACGTGTTCGCGGCGGACCCGGCCGTGCTCGCCCCGGTCATCACGGCCGTCACCCTGCTGCTCTTCATCGGGGCCATGGGCAAGTCCGCCCAGGTGCCCCTCCACGTCTGGCTGCCGGACGCCATGGAAGGCCCCACGCCCGTCAGCGCGCTGATCCACGCGGCCACCATGGTGACCGCGGGCGTGTACATGGTCGCCCGGTGCCACGCGCTCTTCGCGCAGTCCGCCACGGCCATGACCGTCGTGGCCGTCGTCGGCGCGGTCACGGCCATCTTCGCCGCGTACATCGCCCTGACCCAGTACGACATCAAGCGCGTCCTGGCCTACTCCACCGTGAGCCAGCTGGGGTACATGTTCCTGGCCTGCGGCGTCGGCTACTTCACCGCGGGGATCTTCCACCTGGTCACCCACGCGTTCTTCAAGGCCCTGCTTTTCATGGGCGCGGGGAGCGTCATACACGCGCTGGAACACGCCCTGGAAAAGGGCAGGGACCCCCAGGACCTCCGCAACATGGGCGGGCTCCGCGATCTCATGCCGGTGACCTACAAATCCATGCTGCTGGCGACCCTGGCCATCGCGGGGGTCGCGCCGTTCGCGGGTTTCTTCAGCAAGGACCTGATCCTGCTGGGTGCCTTCGTCAACGCCCCCGTGCTGTGGGTGGTCGGCCTGGCCACCGGGGCTATGACCGCCTTTTACATGTTCCGGCTGCTTTTCATGACCTTCGGCGGTGAGACCAAGCTGAGCCGGGACGAGACCGAAAAGGTCCGCGAGTCGTCCCGCGTCATGACCATACCGCTGGTCCTGCTGGCCGTTCTTTCCACCGTGGGCGGATTCATCGGCATCCCCCACGTGTTCGCGGCGGGTATGGACCGGTTCGGCGGATTCCTTGCGCCGGTGTTCTCCGGTCTGCCGGAGGCGCAGGTTCCCTCCGCAAGCGTCGAGCTGGCCCTGATGGTCCTGGCCCTACTGGTGGCCGCGGCAGGTATCTGGGGTGCCTACACCGTATACATACGCGGCAACAGGGTTTTCGACCGCCTGGTGCCGAGAGCGCTGTATACGCTATCGCTGGAGAAGTTCTACGTGGATGAAATCTACGACGCCTTCATCGTGGGACCGGTGAGGAAGATCGCCCGGGGATGCTGGCGCATCCTGGATTCCGCGATCATCGACGGGGGACTGACCCTGGCCGCGCTGACGGTGCGCAGCATGGGGAACGCGATCCGGTATACGCAGACGGGGGTCGTTCAGAACTACGCGCTGATCATGGTCATCGGCGCGCTCGTCGTGTTCGCCTATATCACCGGTTACCTGGGACCGTAA
- the nuoK gene encoding NADH-quinone oxidoreductase subunit NuoK — MIPVTYYLVLSAVLFLVGATGVLVRRNAIIVLMGIELMLNGANLSFVAFARQFGMADGHIYVFLVITVAAAEVAIGLALVILLFRNRGTVNIDEVRSLRW; from the coding sequence ATGATCCCTGTCACCTATTACCTGGTCCTGAGTGCCGTGCTCTTCCTGGTCGGCGCCACCGGCGTGCTGGTACGGCGGAACGCCATCATCGTGCTGATGGGCATCGAGTTGATGCTCAACGGGGCCAATCTCTCTTTCGTGGCCTTCGCCCGGCAGTTCGGCATGGCCGACGGCCACATCTACGTGTTCCTGGTGATTACCGTGGCGGCCGCCGAGGTGGCGATCGGCCTGGCCCTGGTGATCCTGCTGTTCCGCAACCGCGGAACGGTCAACATCGACGAGGTCCGGTCCCTGCGCTGGTAG
- a CDS encoding NADH-quinone oxidoreductase subunit N: MNTALPAINLFAVMPQIMLVSAATVVLIVGLFERFRKGIPYLSLLLLAVSGVIAVNQLGRGPVAFSDVSPMMVMDDFSLVATLVFIAGAVLTVLISISYAEARSIDRGEYYALLIYAVSGMSMMAASTDLFTFFLGLEVLSISLYVLIGFEQRDAGSNEGALKYFLLGAFASGFILYGMALLYGASGSTEYEAIARTLGEERSDAVNLLLLGGLGLLLVGIGFKISMVPFHAWTPDVYQGAPTPVAAFLSTGSKAAAFVVLIRLLGSVFPGLQMEWIPLISVLAVLTIGVGNVVALVQTNLKRLLAYSSIAHAGYMLLPLMADSQDGSASIVFYLIVYTAMNLGAFGVLAVLSARGIPCATMDDLAGLGSRRPLVAAVMAVVMFSLAGIPPTAGFMAKFYLFSALVYGGYVELAVIGLLFSGVSLYYYLRVVVWMYMRPAAEAPAEAAGRLSYSGMTALCLSALAILAVGVFPSELLQLAERAVMTLP; this comes from the coding sequence ATGAATACGGCCCTGCCCGCCATAAACCTCTTCGCCGTGATGCCGCAGATCATGCTCGTGTCCGCCGCGACCGTGGTCCTGATCGTCGGCCTGTTCGAACGGTTTCGCAAGGGGATCCCCTATCTTTCCCTGCTGCTCCTGGCGGTATCCGGCGTCATTGCCGTGAACCAGCTGGGCCGGGGACCCGTCGCCTTCTCGGACGTATCGCCCATGATGGTGATGGACGACTTCAGCCTGGTGGCCACCCTGGTGTTCATCGCCGGCGCCGTTTTGACCGTACTGATCTCCATCTCCTACGCCGAAGCCCGTTCCATCGACCGCGGGGAGTACTACGCACTGCTCATCTACGCCGTGTCCGGCATGAGCATGATGGCGGCGAGCACCGACCTTTTCACCTTTTTCCTGGGCCTGGAAGTACTCTCCATTTCGCTTTACGTGCTGATCGGCTTCGAACAGCGGGACGCCGGCTCGAACGAGGGTGCGCTCAAGTACTTCCTGCTGGGTGCCTTCGCCAGCGGTTTCATTCTTTACGGCATGGCCCTGCTTTATGGCGCGAGCGGCAGCACGGAGTACGAAGCCATCGCGCGCACGCTGGGCGAGGAGCGCAGCGACGCCGTGAATCTCCTGCTGCTCGGCGGATTGGGCCTGCTCCTGGTCGGGATCGGTTTCAAGATCTCCATGGTCCCGTTCCACGCCTGGACGCCGGACGTATACCAGGGCGCGCCGACGCCCGTCGCGGCCTTCCTGTCCACCGGTTCCAAGGCGGCCGCCTTCGTGGTGTTGATCCGGCTGCTCGGTTCGGTTTTTCCCGGCCTTCAGATGGAATGGATCCCGCTGATCTCGGTGCTGGCGGTCCTCACGATCGGCGTTGGCAACGTCGTGGCGCTGGTTCAGACGAACCTGAAGAGACTACTGGCCTACTCGAGCATCGCCCATGCCGGCTACATGCTGCTGCCGCTCATGGCCGACAGCCAGGACGGCAGCGCGAGCATCGTCTTCTACCTGATCGTGTACACGGCGATGAACCTGGGGGCCTTCGGGGTACTGGCCGTGCTTTCCGCCCGCGGGATTCCCTGCGCGACCATGGACGACCTGGCCGGCCTTGGAAGCCGCCGTCCGCTCGTCGCCGCGGTCATGGCCGTGGTCATGTTTTCCCTGGCCGGCATTCCGCCCACGGCCGGGTTCATGGCCAAGTTCTATCTCTTCAGTGCGCTGGTGTACGGAGGATACGTGGAATTGGCCGTGATCGGCCTGCTTTTCAGCGGCGTGTCGTTGTACTACTACCTCCGCGTCGTGGTTTGGATGTACATGCGGCCCGCGGCCGAAGCGCCGGCCGAAGCCGCCGGCCGCCTGTCCTACAGCGGCATGACCGCGCTTTGCCTCTCCGCCCTGGCCATCCTGGCCGTGGGCGTTTTCCCCTCCGAATTGCTTCAACTGGCCGAGCGGGCGGTCATGACGCTGCCGTAA
- a CDS encoding polyprenyl synthetase family protein, translated as MQVFQRAPTPANRRAFIDFRTISAPVQVHLDQFEQKISEISQSDVEVINQIWAHLVRTKGKRLRPALVFLSASAYGTPCRETMLAAFIIELCHTATLIHDDVVDRATTRRGLPTLNSKWDNHVSVLMGDNVIARVLTLIAKLDCSRITAKIAACVERLTEGELHQAIRRFNIRTTEAEYYRIISNKTSSLIACGCDSGAYLSSRSAETACRFGDFGEKLGMAFQITDDILNYTGDEDIIGKPRGNDFREGTVTLPLIHALRNATTDGNRRVEQLMKEEWSDRVCDEIVEFVHVHDGIRYAKGKALAYAEEAKRILGDEPENRAKDALLNMVDYAIERDR; from the coding sequence ATTCAGGTATTTCAGCGGGCGCCAACGCCAGCCAACCGGAGGGCATTCATAGACTTCCGAACCATCAGCGCGCCGGTCCAGGTCCATCTCGACCAGTTTGAGCAGAAGATCAGCGAGATCTCCCAGTCCGACGTGGAGGTCATCAATCAGATCTGGGCCCACCTGGTTCGCACCAAGGGCAAACGGCTGAGACCCGCGCTGGTATTCCTTTCGGCCTCGGCATACGGTACGCCGTGCCGGGAGACCATGCTGGCGGCGTTCATCATCGAGCTCTGCCACACCGCGACGCTGATTCACGACGACGTGGTGGACCGTGCGACCACGCGCCGCGGTCTGCCCACACTGAATTCCAAATGGGACAACCACGTCTCGGTGCTGATGGGCGACAACGTGATCGCCAGGGTGTTGACGCTGATCGCGAAACTCGACTGTTCGCGGATCACGGCGAAGATCGCGGCATGCGTGGAACGGCTGACCGAGGGCGAGTTGCACCAGGCCATCCGCCGGTTCAACATCCGGACGACCGAGGCGGAGTACTATCGCATCATCAGCAACAAGACGTCCTCGCTCATCGCGTGCGGGTGCGATTCCGGCGCATATCTCTCAAGCCGTTCGGCCGAGACGGCCTGCCGGTTCGGCGATTTCGGCGAGAAGCTCGGCATGGCTTTCCAGATCACGGATGACATCCTCAATTACACGGGAGACGAAGACATCATCGGAAAACCGAGGGGAAACGACTTCCGGGAAGGGACGGTCACCCTGCCGCTGATCCACGCCCTCCGGAACGCTACCACCGACGGTAACCGGCGCGTGGAGCAGTTAATGAAGGAGGAATGGAGCGACCGGGTCTGCGACGAGATCGTCGAGTTCGTCCACGTCCACGACGGCATCCGCTACGCGAAAGGCAAAGCGCTGGCCTACGCGGAGGAGGCCAAGCGGATCCTCGGCGACGAGCCGGAGAACCGGGCGAAGGACGCGCTTCTGAACATGGTCGACTACGCTATAGAACGGGATCGATGA
- a CDS encoding NADH-quinone oxidoreductase subunit M: protein MTELPYLSLIIWLPVLGAVLLLFVKGDTAARWVGFGVSALVLVLFAVCFGAFKAHLGEPQFVEQMPWIESLGVSYHVGADGISILLAGITALMWPLALLGTWTIVSERVRAYQVFMLLMETTLMGVFFSLDLFLFFLFWEGMLIPMYFLIGIWGYENSARAALKFFLFAVFGSLLMLAAVITLAFLHHQAHDVLTFEMAALYQLSIPPEVQFWLALAFIAAFAVKVPMVPFHTWLPDAIVLAVVLVKMAAYGFIRLTLPLFPDALTELAPLMCAVAAAGIVYGALIALAQSDIRRMIAYSTISHAGFVVLGVFALNQHGIQGAVVHIVSLALSTGGLFLAAMMLVQRRNTWDMEAYGGLWHTIPVFSAFLLVFTLASVGLPGLSSFVGEFLILVGVFQQNILIAAVAATGIILAAVYMLRMYRKVVFGPLTKEENRGIRDLSFRETAVLACMTLFIIWIGVYPNPFLRTMEASVQKLLVQTHRLAETPPAGMVPSSIESLPAGPVGLSGPGGLSGPAEPAGPDATPETSQDTR from the coding sequence ATGACGGAACTGCCTTACCTGTCCCTCATCATCTGGCTGCCTGTCTTGGGCGCCGTCCTGCTCCTCTTCGTCAAAGGGGACACGGCCGCCCGTTGGGTGGGATTCGGCGTTTCGGCCCTGGTACTCGTCCTCTTCGCGGTCTGCTTCGGCGCCTTCAAGGCGCACCTGGGCGAACCGCAGTTCGTGGAGCAAATGCCCTGGATCGAGTCCCTGGGGGTGTCCTATCACGTCGGGGCGGACGGGATCAGCATCCTCCTCGCCGGGATCACCGCGCTCATGTGGCCCCTGGCCCTGCTCGGCACCTGGACGATCGTGAGCGAGCGGGTCCGGGCCTACCAGGTATTCATGCTGCTGATGGAAACCACCCTGATGGGCGTGTTCTTCTCCCTCGACCTGTTCCTGTTCTTCCTTTTCTGGGAAGGCATGTTGATCCCCATGTACTTCCTGATCGGCATCTGGGGTTATGAAAACAGCGCCCGGGCGGCCCTGAAATTCTTCCTGTTTGCCGTGTTCGGCAGCCTGCTCATGCTGGCCGCGGTCATCACGCTGGCCTTTCTCCACCACCAGGCCCACGACGTCCTCACCTTCGAGATGGCGGCGCTTTACCAGCTGTCCATACCGCCGGAGGTACAGTTCTGGCTCGCCCTCGCTTTCATCGCCGCCTTCGCGGTGAAGGTGCCCATGGTGCCCTTTCACACGTGGCTGCCCGATGCCATCGTCCTCGCCGTGGTGCTCGTCAAGATGGCGGCCTACGGGTTCATACGCCTGACCCTTCCGCTGTTCCCCGATGCCCTCACCGAGCTGGCGCCCCTGATGTGCGCCGTAGCGGCGGCCGGTATCGTCTACGGCGCACTGATCGCCCTGGCGCAATCGGATATCCGGCGGATGATCGCCTATTCGACGATCAGTCACGCGGGATTCGTCGTGCTGGGCGTATTCGCCTTGAACCAGCACGGCATACAGGGCGCGGTCGTCCACATCGTCAGCCTGGCGCTGTCCACGGGCGGACTGTTCCTGGCCGCCATGATGCTCGTGCAGCGCCGGAACACCTGGGACATGGAAGCGTACGGCGGGTTGTGGCACACGATTCCGGTGTTCTCCGCTTTCCTGCTCGTGTTTACCCTGGCCTCCGTGGGCCTGCCGGGCCTGAGCAGTTTCGTCGGAGAGTTTCTCATACTGGTCGGCGTGTTTCAGCAGAACATCCTGATCGCGGCCGTCGCGGCCACCGGGATAATCCTGGCGGCCGTCTACATGCTCAGGATGTACCGCAAGGTAGTCTTCGGTCCACTGACGAAGGAGGAGAACAGGGGAATCAGGGACCTGTCGTTCCGGGAGACGGCCGTGCTTGCCTGCATGACCCTCTTCATCATCTGGATCGGCGTGTATCCTAATCCTTTCTTGAGGACCATGGAGGCTTCGGTGCAGAAGTTGCTGGTCCAGACCCACCGTCTCGCCGAGACGCCACCGGCCGGGATGGTCCCTTCGTCCATCGAATCGCTGCCGGCTGGTCCGGTTGGACTGTCCGGTCCGGGTGGACTGTCCGGCCCTGCGGAGCCGGCCGGCCCTGATGCCACCCCTGAAACCAGCCAGGATACGCGATGA
- a CDS encoding NADH-quinone oxidoreductase subunit I translates to MAIIVEARKMTLAERLYLPAVIKGMLLTLAHLFKKKVTMQYPEVQKILPPGYRGAHRLNKDEQDRIKCVACEMCAVACPADCITIEGVETEWNDREKIPRTFQIDMLRCIFCGMCVEACPEDAIDMTDDIELVATSREEMIWDRERLLKNYDETKDQEGTLGQVLRKSREAFTRPRGDQLPDPGSPGSH, encoded by the coding sequence ATGGCAATCATCGTTGAAGCGCGCAAGATGACCCTGGCGGAGCGGCTGTACCTTCCCGCGGTGATCAAGGGCATGCTCCTGACCCTCGCGCACCTCTTCAAAAAGAAGGTCACCATGCAGTACCCGGAGGTGCAGAAGATCCTGCCGCCCGGATACCGCGGCGCCCACCGGCTCAACAAGGACGAGCAGGACCGGATCAAGTGCGTGGCCTGCGAGATGTGCGCCGTGGCCTGTCCCGCCGACTGCATCACTATCGAGGGCGTGGAAACGGAATGGAACGACCGGGAGAAGATCCCCCGCACGTTCCAGATCGACATGCTCCGGTGTATTTTTTGCGGCATGTGCGTGGAGGCCTGTCCCGAAGACGCCATCGACATGACGGACGACATCGAACTCGTGGCCACGTCGCGGGAAGAGATGATCTGGGACCGGGAGCGTCTGCTGAAGAACTACGATGAAACCAAAGACCAGGAGGGCACGCTGGGCCAGGTCCTTCGAAAGAGCCGGGAGGCCTTCACGCGCCCCCGGGGAGATCAGCTTCCCGACCCGGGTAGCCCGGGTAGTCATTGA
- a CDS encoding glycosyltransferase family 2 protein yields the protein MDTISVIVITYNEEPHIDTCLRSVYWVDEIVVVDCGSTDRTVEICNGHDKVRLYQEDRHGSGQQKQQALDRAVSEWVLNLDADERLSEPLESEIRSLLASPASCDGYHMPRENYFLSRHIRHAAGWGDDRPLRLFRRCKTKVTRTQVHETFVVDGSTGCLDAPLVHDAYTSLYQYIEKLNEYTSIEVRNRLKARPDRKITWVHIALAPLGAFWKLYVMKRGYLDGMQGLLLCLLSSVSVMSGYAKTWEYRMYRKRGGRMFPPIRTEEVRTRQPGYNRLIRGGDDEFNWKDD from the coding sequence ATGGATACGATATCCGTAATCGTCATTACCTATAACGAAGAACCGCATATCGATACCTGTCTGCGAAGCGTGTACTGGGTGGACGAAATCGTGGTGGTGGACTGCGGAAGCACCGATCGGACGGTCGAGATCTGCAACGGCCACGACAAGGTCCGGTTGTATCAGGAAGACCGGCACGGCAGCGGACAGCAGAAGCAGCAGGCGCTGGACCGGGCGGTTTCCGAATGGGTGTTGAACCTGGACGCGGACGAGCGGCTCAGCGAGCCGCTTGAGTCGGAGATCCGAAGCCTTCTCGCGTCACCCGCATCCTGCGACGGTTATCATATGCCCAGGGAGAATTACTTCCTCTCCCGGCACATCCGCCATGCGGCCGGCTGGGGAGACGACCGGCCGCTCCGGCTGTTCCGCCGGTGCAAGACGAAGGTCACACGGACCCAGGTCCATGAGACCTTCGTCGTCGACGGGTCTACCGGCTGCCTCGATGCACCGCTTGTACACGATGCCTATACCAGCCTGTACCAGTATATCGAGAAGTTGAACGAGTACACGTCGATCGAGGTGAGGAACCGGCTGAAAGCGCGGCCGGACCGTAAGATAACCTGGGTGCACATCGCCCTCGCTCCCCTGGGCGCGTTCTGGAAGTTGTACGTGATGAAAAGAGGGTATCTGGATGGGATGCAAGGACTTCTGCTATGCCTTCTCTCATCGGTTTCGGTCATGTCCGGGTACGCGAAGACCTGGGAATACAGGATGTACAGGAAGCGGGGCGGCCGGATGTTCCCGCCCATACGAACCGAAGAGGTACGGACCCGCCAGCCGGGCTACAACCGGCTGATCCGGGGTGGCGACGACGAATTCAACTGGAAGGACGACTGA
- a CDS encoding NADH-quinone oxidoreductase subunit J, with amino-acid sequence MEIYFFLFFAIVAVASSVAMILQRNPIYCVLLLIMVMISIAGLYLMLDAQFVAIIQIVVYAGAIMVLFLFVIMLLNLSREEGGVFRIQKPLAVLLAALLFLPVAAMIMSYAGGGTTPPADGGGAGFGEVEQIGTLLFTKYLLPVEIAAVLLLIAIVGAVVLTRKGTVSVGE; translated from the coding sequence ATGGAAATCTACTTCTTCCTCTTTTTCGCCATCGTAGCCGTCGCGAGCAGCGTGGCCATGATACTGCAGCGCAACCCGATCTACTGCGTGCTACTGCTCATCATGGTCATGATATCCATCGCCGGCCTGTACTTGATGCTGGACGCCCAGTTCGTCGCGATCATACAGATCGTCGTGTATGCCGGCGCCATCATGGTCCTCTTCCTCTTTGTCATCATGCTGCTGAACCTGAGCCGCGAGGAGGGCGGGGTGTTCCGGATTCAGAAACCGCTGGCCGTTCTCCTGGCCGCGCTGCTGTTCCTGCCGGTGGCGGCCATGATCATGTCCTATGCAGGCGGCGGAACGACCCCTCCGGCCGATGGCGGCGGAGCCGGTTTCGGCGAAGTGGAACAGATCGGAACGCTGTTGTTCACGAAATACCTGCTGCCCGTGGAGATCGCGGCCGTGCTCCTGCTGATCGCCATCGTGGGCGCCGTGGTGCTGACGCGCAAGGGCACCGTTTCCGTGGGCGAGTGA